The Hemiscyllium ocellatum isolate sHemOce1 chromosome 19, sHemOce1.pat.X.cur, whole genome shotgun sequence genome has a segment encoding these proteins:
- the LOC132824887 gene encoding CD9 antigen-like, translating to MVVIQARCIKYCLLILNLIFALLGLIILLLAFWFRFDERTKSLYEVGANGEKLIIGIYVMWAAGGLLLVSGFTGYFAVTKESKCLLWFYLVLIVILFLIEMTVAIWAFAQKDVVIEQLQDAYAGTIDLDKQDDVDFKCMINALHKTLDCCGYKSKSGQIRGCDSSKFKDCLERIEHIINSKLHIFAAVAFGIALITVFGIIFTILLYRSIKRSADII from the exons ATGGTGGTGATTCAGGCAAGATGCATTAAATATTGTCTCCTTATACTCAACCTGATATTTGCG TTGCTGGGACTCATCATTTTGCTACTGGCATTTTGGTTTCGCTTTGATGAAAGGACAAAAAGTCTTTATGAAGTTGGTGCGAATGGGGAGAAATTAATTATTG GTATTTATGTCATGTGGGCAGCGGGCGGCTTGCTGCTGGTTTCAGGTTTCACAGGATACTTTGCTGTAACCAAGGAATCAAAGTGTTTACTTTGGTTT TATCTTGTACTTATTGTGATATTATTCCTGATTGAAATGACCGTTGCAATCTGGGCATTTGCACAAAAAGATGTG GTCATTGAGCAGTTGCAGGATGCTTACGCTGGCACCATCGATCTGGACAAACAAGATGATGTAGACTTCAAATGCATGATCAATGCTCTGCATAAAACC TTGGACTGCTGTGGTTACAAATCTAAATCAGGCCAAATAAGAGGATGTGACTCTTCCAAATTTAAG GACTGCCTAGAGCGTATTGAACATATCATCAACTCCAAGCTTCATATTTTTGCAGCAGTTGCCTTTGGTATTGCCCTCATTACG GTTTTCGGGATAATCTTCACGATTCTGTTGTACCGATCCATCAAGCGATCAGCAGATATAATTTAA